A part of Patescibacteria group bacterium genomic DNA contains:
- a CDS encoding ATP-dependent helicase — MHFCLMCYNSSTMVDIDFKKELNEEQYKVVSCEKGPCLVLAGAGSGKTRTLVYRVAWLLSKGINPEKILLVTFTNKAANEMLERVKNLLSWHSKNIPIWGGTFHSLANRLLRIYGDSIGIKKDFTIIDADDSKTLIKNISKDFFPEASKKKNPSPALVREIISFSINSNNSIGECLELKFPEWRELLDNFIDIEAEYQKRKKRSNLLDFDDLLFYFEKLSSKKDLQEIFSKKWDHVLVDEYQDTNYLQAKIIHNISRRHQNVIAVGDDAQSIYSFRAADIKNILDFPKVFENCKIYKLETNYRSTTEIVNLANKIIKDNDYQFSKNLKSVCGSYIKPELLALRDNREEARTIVDKIRDFLDDGMNTKEIVVLFRAGHQSQTLEMELNKCGIAYEMRGGLRFFERAHVKDVISVLRIINNFKDEISWSRVLQFYDGIGNATIEKIYNEIKNLENIDDVFNLKINLSQKAQAGMLNFLHILKKVLEEEKKKDLYKLIRMVTENYYSYLMAKYPDYRQREEDLNQLAIFASNYESLEKFLSEVALQESFNMKSERNKYEDKIVLSTVHQAKGLEWDAVFLINLTNDSFPHSLCTTKDEIEEERRLFYVAITRAKRHLILTYPMSVFKYNELKSMESSDFIKDLDNKFLNFNEFAYNKNYLSSGDIKYESNFKDGFEYLPSVDDY, encoded by the coding sequence ATGCATTTTTGTCTTATGTGTTATAATAGTTCTACTATGGTAGATATAGATTTCAAAAAAGAATTAAATGAAGAGCAATACAAAGTTGTAAGCTGTGAAAAAGGGCCTTGTTTGGTTCTGGCTGGTGCTGGAAGTGGAAAAACTAGAACTCTCGTCTATCGTGTAGCTTGGTTACTTTCAAAAGGAATTAATCCAGAGAAAATATTGCTTGTGACTTTTACAAACAAAGCTGCAAATGAAATGCTTGAGAGAGTAAAAAATCTTTTGTCATGGCATTCTAAGAATATTCCTATTTGGGGCGGAACATTTCATTCACTTGCAAATAGATTACTTAGAATTTATGGAGACTCTATTGGAATAAAAAAAGACTTTACCATTATAGATGCAGATGATAGCAAAACTTTGATAAAAAATATTTCAAAAGATTTTTTTCCGGAAGCTTCAAAGAAAAAAAATCCTTCCCCAGCTCTTGTAAGAGAAATAATAAGTTTTTCAATAAATTCAAATAATAGTATTGGAGAATGTCTAGAATTGAAATTTCCAGAGTGGCGTGAATTATTAGATAATTTTATAGACATTGAAGCAGAGTATCAAAAGAGAAAAAAAAGATCAAATCTTTTGGATTTTGATGATTTACTTTTTTATTTTGAAAAGCTTAGTTCTAAAAAAGATTTACAAGAAATTTTTTCAAAAAAATGGGATCATGTCTTAGTAGATGAGTATCAGGATACAAATTATTTACAAGCAAAAATAATTCATAATATCTCAAGGCGTCATCAAAATGTTATAGCCGTTGGAGATGATGCGCAAAGCATTTATTCTTTTCGTGCTGCTGATATAAAAAATATTTTGGATTTTCCAAAAGTTTTTGAAAATTGTAAAATATATAAATTGGAAACAAACTATAGATCTACAACTGAAATAGTAAATTTAGCAAACAAAATAATAAAAGATAATGATTATCAATTTTCAAAAAATTTGAAATCTGTTTGCGGCAGTTATATAAAACCAGAATTATTAGCTCTAAGAGATAATAGAGAAGAAGCAAGAACTATAGTAGATAAGATAAGAGATTTTTTAGACGATGGAATGAATACAAAAGAAATTGTAGTTTTGTTTCGCGCAGGTCATCAATCACAAACGCTAGAAATGGAGCTTAATAAATGTGGAATAGCTTATGAGATGAGAGGTGGGCTTAGATTTTTTGAAAGAGCACATGTGAAGGATGTAATTTCAGTCCTTAGAATAATAAATAATTTCAAAGATGAGATCTCTTGGTCTAGAGTTCTACAATTTTATGATGGAATAGGAAATGCAACTATAGAAAAAATTTATAATGAAATAAAGAATTTAGAAAATATAGATGATGTCTTTAATTTGAAAATAAATTTGTCTCAAAAAGCACAAGCTGGTATGTTAAATTTTTTGCACATTTTAAAAAAAGTATTAGAAGAAGAAAAGAAAAAAGATTTGTACAAATTGATTCGTATGGTTACAGAAAATTATTATTCTTATCTTATGGCAAAATATCCAGATTATAGACAGAGAGAAGAGGATCTAAATCAACTTGCAATATTTGCATCAAATTATGAAAGTTTGGAAAAATTTTTATCAGAAGTAGCACTTCAAGAAAGTTTTAATATGAAGAGTGAAAGAAATAAATATGAAGACAAAATAGTGCTAAGTACAGTTCATCAAGCAAAAGGATTGGAATGGGATGCAGTTTTTCTTATAAATCTTACAAATGATTCTTTTCCTCATTCACTTTGTACTACAAAAGATGAAATAGAAGAAGAGCGAAGATTGTTTTATGTTGCAATTACAAGAGCAAAAAGGCATCTTATTCTTACTTATCCAATGTCAGTTTTCAAGTACAATGAGCTCAAATCTATGGAGTCATCTGATTTTATAAAAGATTTAGATAATAAATTTTTGAATTTCAATGAATTTGCATACAACAAAAATTATCTCTCTAGTGGAGATATAAAATATGAATCTAATTTTAAAGATGGCTTTGAATATTTGCCAAGTGTAGATGATTATTAG
- a CDS encoding histidine phosphatase family protein, with protein MLKIYLTRHGQDKDNANGILNGRRNEDLTEIGINQAKELVGKIKTLNIHFDFVYSSPLIRTYHTAEIICEDLKLDNSIKLDELIERDFGIMTGNKVSDIEKLCAPDIIKSKRIVYFLYVPKCESFEELQIRANKFLDFIKNKHKNGNILLVTHGDFGKMLYACYYNLKWEDVFVNFEFGNSELLLLSENSKPEDTHIFEIDQYNV; from the coding sequence ATGCTAAAAATATATTTGACTAGGCATGGTCAAGACAAAGATAATGCAAATGGAATATTGAATGGTAGAAGAAATGAAGATCTCACTGAAATTGGAATAAATCAAGCAAAAGAATTGGTAGGGAAAATAAAAACTTTAAATATTCATTTTGATTTTGTGTATAGCTCACCACTTATAAGAACATATCACACTGCAGAAATAATTTGTGAAGATTTGAAATTGGATAATTCTATAAAATTGGATGAACTTATTGAGCGGGATTTTGGTATTATGACAGGAAATAAAGTTTCTGATATAGAAAAACTTTGCGCCCCAGATATTATAAAATCAAAAAGAATTGTATATTTTCTGTATGTTCCAAAATGTGAGAGTTTTGAAGAATTGCAAATTAGAGCAAACAAGTTTCTGGATTTTATAAAAAATAAACATAAGAATGGAAATATACTTCTTGTTACTCATGGAGATTTTGGAAAGATGCTATATGCTTGTTATTATAATTTGAAATGGGAAGATGTGTTTGTAAATTTTGAATTTGGAAATAGTGAATTGTTGTTACTATCAGAAAATTCTAAACCAGAGGATACTCATATTTTTGAGATAGATCAATATAATGTTTGA
- a CDS encoding DUF523 domain-containing protein, whose amino-acid sequence MKICSACLLGIKCRYDGKDNTNEKVLKLSKKEILIPICPEQLGGQSTPREDAEIYSGDGFDVLKNNAKVLESNGNDVTRNFVNGAEEVLKIAKLFNINEAILKQKSPSCGCGKIYDGTFSKNLIKGDGVTCALLKENGINVISEDDL is encoded by the coding sequence ATGAAAATTTGTAGTGCATGTTTATTGGGAATCAAATGTAGGTATGATGGAAAAGATAATACAAATGAAAAAGTATTAAAACTTTCTAAAAAAGAAATATTAATTCCAATTTGCCCAGAACAACTTGGTGGACAATCTACTCCTCGAGAGGATGCAGAAATATATAGCGGAGATGGTTTTGATGTTTTGAAAAATAATGCAAAAGTCCTCGAATCAAATGGAAATGATGTAACTAGAAACTTTGTAAATGGCGCAGAAGAAGTACTAAAAATTGCGAAATTGTTTAATATAAATGAAGCAATACTAAAACAAAAAAGCCCATCTTGTGGATGTGGAAAAATTTATGACGGAACTTTTAGCAAAAATTTGATTAAAGGTGACGGAGTGACATGTGCACTACTAAAGGAAAATGGAATAAATGTAATTTCTGAAGATGATTTGTAA
- a CDS encoding DUF5011 domain-containing protein, with protein MKYLFRKRNLIILIVSIFFVNIFFITNKIFADETITITKDARTYVNSVNFDEDDNDGPFWSNQEGQIIYSPYNDATSNLEYAMVTLNPGERSKYIRGINYGFEVPMGSTINNIQATIRCMAIDSSIREDVITLVDQDGQPVGDDDKEGVGNWPIGQYEDIESQYIGYENLVYGDQNDTWGITDWTAEEINNNNFGVMLSVKNFGQYVGTAMIDNIQTAITYTTDTTPPEISEITPVINPTNKNNPSYTFFSSEKGLIEYFGNCKARRRGVLPGENIIELQALNSTVFNSLPLQDGEYNDCRIIVTDAAGNESNELIISSFLIDTIKPVFEIVNDLTTEATNALGANMNYSPIATDTVDIDVQVACTPNSSSIFALGDTMVNCIATDDAGNQATTSFKVSILDTTSPTIELIGSNSIQVYKGDSYYDAGAMATDLVDGDLTENMELTNTVDINTVGTYSVIYVVSDTKGNTSTSTRTVNVVNRPSSGGSGSSSSGGTVSGQVLGEKIEDIEEEIVPIQEVEEVEEIVPIKEVLGEKIVNIDMDLSKRLSGRLLLQVEDGGRIWYVSPTDYKRHEIKFANALLVFQKLSLGITNKDLENIPLPDTKVKISEIAKRLSGRLLLQVEDGGRIWYVSPTDYKRYEATWSNLMSLFQKLSLGINNENLEKIEIGNLE; from the coding sequence ATGAAATACTTATTTAGAAAAAGAAATTTAATTATTTTAATAGTTTCTATTTTTTTTGTAAACATCTTTTTTATTACAAACAAGATATTTGCAGATGAAACTATTACAATTACTAAAGACGCAAGAACTTATGTAAACTCTGTAAATTTTGATGAAGATGATAATGATGGACCATTTTGGTCAAATCAAGAAGGACAAATCATATATAGTCCTTATAATGATGCCACTTCAAACCTTGAATATGCGATGGTAACTTTGAATCCTGGTGAAAGAAGTAAATATATTAGAGGAATAAATTATGGTTTTGAAGTTCCAATGGGATCAACAATCAATAATATACAAGCCACAATACGTTGTATGGCAATAGATTCCTCTATAAGGGAGGATGTAATAACATTGGTTGATCAAGATGGTCAGCCCGTAGGAGATGATGATAAGGAAGGTGTAGGTAATTGGCCAATTGGTCAGTATGAAGATATTGAATCTCAATATATTGGGTATGAAAATTTAGTTTATGGAGATCAAAACGATACTTGGGGTATAACAGATTGGACTGCAGAGGAAATAAATAATAATAATTTTGGTGTCATGCTTTCTGTAAAGAATTTTGGTCAATATGTGGGTACAGCTATGATTGATAATATTCAGACAGCCATTACATATACTACAGATACAACACCACCAGAGATTTCAGAAATAACCCCAGTGATAAATCCAACAAATAAAAATAATCCAAGCTATACTTTTTTTAGTAGTGAGAAGGGGTTAATAGAATATTTTGGAAATTGCAAGGCAAGAAGAAGAGGTGTTCTTCCTGGAGAAAATATAATTGAGTTACAAGCCTTAAATTCTACAGTTTTTAATTCACTTCCATTACAGGATGGTGAGTATAATGATTGTAGAATAATAGTAACTGATGCTGCTGGAAATGAGTCCAACGAATTGATCATAAGCTCTTTTTTAATAGATACAATTAAACCCGTCTTTGAAATAGTCAATGATTTAACTACAGAAGCTACAAATGCGTTAGGTGCAAATATGAATTATTCTCCAATAGCAACTGACACTGTTGATATTGATGTTCAGGTAGCATGTACTCCTAATTCAAGTTCTATATTTGCTCTAGGAGATACAATGGTAAATTGTATTGCAACTGATGACGCAGGAAATCAAGCGACAACTTCTTTTAAAGTTTCTATTTTAGATACAACGTCACCAACTATTGAATTGATTGGTTCCAATTCAATACAAGTATATAAGGGTGATAGTTATTATGATGCTGGGGCTATGGCTACTGATTTAGTAGATGGAGATTTAACGGAAAATATGGAATTAACAAATACTGTAGATATAAATACTGTTGGAACATATAGCGTTATATACGTTGTAAGTGATACTAAAGGTAATACTAGTACTTCCACAAGAACAGTAAATGTTGTAAATAGACCAAGTAGTGGAGGAAGTGGATCATCCTCATCTGGAGGTACTGTATCTGGTCAAGTTTTGGGAGAAAAAATAGAGGATATAGAAGAGGAAATAGTTCCAATTCAAGAAGTAGAAGAAGTAGAGGAAATAGTTCCAATCAAAGAAGTGTTAGGTGAAAAAATAGTAAATATAGATATGGATTTATCAAAAAGATTAAGCGGAAGACTCCTTCTTCAAGTTGAAGATGGGGGAAGAATATGGTATGTAAGTCCTACTGATTATAAAAGACATGAAATCAAATTTGCAAATGCGTTATTGGTTTTCCAAAAATTATCTCTTGGTATAACTAATAAAGATCTTGAAAATATTCCATTACCAGATACAAAGGTCAAAATTAGTGAAATAGCAAAAAGATTAAGCGGAAGACTTCTTCTTCAAGTTGAAGATGGGGGAAGAATATGGTATGTAAGTCCTACTGATTATAAGAGATATGAAGCCACTTGGAGTAATTTAATGAGTTTGTTTCAAAAATTATCCTTAGGAATTAATAATGAAAATTTAGAAAAAATAGAAATAGGAAACTTAGAATAA
- a CDS encoding CAP domain-containing protein, with the protein MNKMNKNLKNLDSDKDGLSDFDEINIYKTDPNNKDTDGDGIDDYTEIKLGMNPLIKDYFIPSKYNNYRPKALRPQRLFFYGLSVLIVKVIVILTALSMPLVAFFSPDYVTQESNKVIVYVNEIRAELGLMSLRANEKLMQSAMWKAEDMAVKGYFAHVNPENIKLLDWLKKSNYNFHFGGENLAMGFSTAEEAISAWKQSPSHYNNIIDPDFSETGVGISVGNYNNYETTFIAQHFASPKVKINNELDTEKDVVIESIKDIELTQELESAKPYVENVIDNRQNLSIIEKNDVNQISSTIDVLSAKEVNIEKDPIISKNDVSDNVSTTEDIIYDNIAPVIIDSENTKLLIKENINKEFVIMADIYLSDDTKNAELTLRDYKINLVQDDDNKTKWSGHLLVNDESIFDPVVSITLRAIDFSGNQLLTDIDWNSIIPIEKSISDEYSFVKSQKNTPINTLFNWSMNYYKFILILVTILLLVNIFVEIKKQRFDIIASAVFLILFIILLILY; encoded by the coding sequence ATGAATAAAATGAATAAAAATTTAAAAAATTTAGACTCAGACAAAGATGGTTTGAGTGATTTTGATGAGATTAATATTTATAAAACAGATCCAAATAATAAAGATACAGATGGTGATGGTATAGATGATTATACGGAAATAAAATTAGGAATGAATCCTCTTATCAAAGATTATTTTATTCCAAGTAAATATAATAATTATAGACCAAAGGCTCTTCGTCCCCAGAGATTATTTTTTTATGGACTTAGTGTTTTGATTGTAAAAGTAATAGTTATTTTAACTGCACTATCAATGCCTCTTGTGGCATTTTTTAGTCCAGATTACGTTACTCAAGAGAGTAATAAAGTAATTGTTTATGTAAATGAAATAAGAGCAGAATTAGGATTAATGTCCCTTAGGGCAAATGAAAAGCTTATGCAGTCTGCAATGTGGAAGGCAGAGGATATGGCTGTTAAAGGATATTTTGCTCATGTAAATCCTGAAAATATAAAATTACTTGATTGGTTAAAAAAATCTAATTATAATTTTCATTTTGGTGGTGAAAATTTGGCTATGGGATTTTCAACAGCAGAAGAAGCTATTAGTGCATGGAAACAGAGTCCAAGTCATTACAATAATATAATTGATCCAGATTTTAGTGAAACAGGAGTTGGTATTTCTGTGGGAAATTATAATAATTATGAAACAACTTTTATAGCTCAACATTTTGCCTCCCCAAAAGTTAAAATAAATAATGAATTAGATACTGAAAAAGATGTAGTAATAGAATCAATTAAAGATATAGAGCTTACACAGGAGCTTGAAAGTGCAAAACCATACGTAGAAAATGTAATTGATAATAGACAAAATTTAAGTATAATAGAGAAAAATGATGTAAATCAAATTTCGTCAACAATAGATGTTTTATCTGCAAAGGAGGTAAATATAGAAAAAGATCCCATTATTTCAAAAAATGATGTAAGTGACAACGTATCTACAACAGAAGACATTATTTATGATAATATTGCCCCCGTAATAATAGATAGTGAGAATACAAAACTTTTGATAAAAGAAAATATAAATAAAGAATTTGTAATAATGGCAGATATATATCTTAGTGATGATACAAAAAATGCAGAACTTACTTTGAGGGATTATAAGATAAATTTAGTTCAAGATGATGATAATAAAACAAAGTGGTCAGGTCACTTGCTTGTAAACGATGAAAGTATTTTTGATCCAGTGGTTTCAATAACACTTAGAGCTATTGATTTCTCTGGAAATCAACTTTTGACGGATATTGACTGGAATAGCATTATTCCGATAGAGAAATCAATATCAGATGAGTATAGTTTTGTAAAATCTCAAAAAAATACTCCAATCAATACATTGTTTAATTGGAGCATGAATTATTATAAATTTATTTTGATATTAGTAACGATACTATTGCTTGTAAATATATTTGTAGAAATAAAGAAACAGCGTTTTGATATCATAGCCTCTGCTGTGTTTTTGATACTGTTTATAATTCTTTTGATTTTGTATTAA
- a CDS encoding magnesium transporter CorA family protein: MFNIYFRTIKGKEFRKINELRDGAWINIENATEEDLKKVAEITNLDYIDLEDSLDPYELSRIERQDNNIIIFVRNPLSKGLEEEFLHTQTLTIILTEKYFITISISKNSIIESLITKDCLNIELGTTQRGKLLFYILLRISKSFTRQIKKTKNNVLAQKKHIAKIENSDIIKLIENEEILNQYLSALSPMRAVFKDIATGKYIQLYEYDQDIFEDVVISIKQSAELCEMSIKSIQSLRDSYQIIFTNRLNKVIKFLTSFTIIMTVPTIVASVYGMNINLPLSHEPLAFWYVMIIIFGLSIILTYIFARRKWL, translated from the coding sequence ATGTTTAATATTTATTTTAGAACAATAAAGGGCAAGGAATTTAGAAAAATAAATGAACTTCGTGATGGGGCTTGGATAAATATTGAAAATGCAACAGAAGAAGATTTGAAAAAAGTTGCTGAAATTACAAATTTGGATTATATAGATTTGGAAGATTCACTTGATCCATACGAACTTTCTCGTATTGAACGTCAAGACAATAATATTATCATATTTGTTAGAAATCCTCTTAGCAAAGGGCTTGAAGAAGAATTTTTGCATACCCAAACTTTGACAATTATTTTGACAGAGAAATATTTTATTACAATATCTATTTCTAAAAATTCTATAATTGAATCACTTATTACGAAAGATTGTTTAAATATTGAGCTTGGTACTACCCAAAGAGGAAAACTTTTGTTTTATATATTACTTAGAATTTCAAAAAGTTTTACTAGACAAATAAAAAAGACAAAAAATAATGTTTTAGCTCAAAAAAAACACATTGCAAAGATAGAAAATTCAGATATTATAAAGCTTATTGAAAATGAAGAAATTCTAAATCAGTATTTGTCAGCACTTTCTCCTATGCGAGCAGTTTTCAAAGATATTGCAACGGGAAAATATATTCAGCTTTATGAATATGACCAAGATATTTTTGAAGATGTGGTAATTAGTATAAAGCAGAGTGCTGAGCTATGTGAAATGAGTATAAAAAGTATTCAGAGTTTGCGAGATTCATATCAGATAATTTTTACAAACAGATTAAACAAAGTAATAAAATTTTTGACATCATTTACTATTATAATGACAGTACCAACAATAGTTGCAAGTGTATACGGAATGAATATAAATTTACCATTATCTCATGAACCTTTGGCTTTTTGGTATGTAATGATTATAATTTTTGGTCTTTCTATTATTCTGACATATATATTTGCAAGAAGAAAATGGCTTTAA